In Aeromicrobium wangtongii, the DNA window GTGATGCCCAGCTGGCTGGTGGCCAGCATCAAGGTGGCGTGCTCCATCGCCCACAGCGTGGTCTTGGCCGCCTTGCTGCCGGCCTCCGCCTTGGGCTCGATCTGCGAGCGACGGGCGGAGATGACGGCGAACTCGGCGCCGACGAAGAAGGCATTGCCCGCCAGCAGGACGACGAGCCAGATGACTCCGGGAAGGTACTCACTCATGACAGGTCCTCACGCAGCTGATCGACGATCCGGTCGTGTGTCCCGGCCAGCGCCAGATCGGCGTCGGCCGGGATGAACCGGATCCGCTCGATGCGGCCGCCGTGGACCCGCTCGACCCGCAGGACTCCGTCCTGGGTGCTGACCTCGTCGCCCAGCTCGGCGACCCGGTCCAACACGTCGGTGACGAAACCACCAGCGGTGTCGTAGCCATCTCCCTCGGGGACCCGGACGCCGGCGCGGTCGAGCACCTCGTCGGGCCGCAGCGCCGCGTCGAAGACGACCGAGCGGCCGCTCCGGCGCACCTCGCTGCGCAGACGGTCGTGCTCGTCCTCGAGCTCGCCGACGAGCTCCTCGACCAGGTCCTCGAGCGTGACGACGCCCTCGGTGCCGCCGAACTCGTCCAGCACGATCGCGATCTGGTAGCTCTGGGAGCGCAGCACGCCCAGCAGCGACTCGACGCCCATCGACTGCGGCACCAGCAGCGCCTCGGTCAGCAGCTCGCTGACCGGCACGGTGGCCTGGTCGGCCAGCGGAACGGCAAAGGCCTGCTTGACGTGGACGATGCCCCGGACGTCATCGGAGTCCTTGCCGATCACCGGGAACCGGGAGTACCCGCTGCTGCCCGCCAGCGCGATGACGTCGGCGGCGGTGGCGTCGACGTCCACGCTGACCATCCGCACCCGCGGGGTCAGGACGTCGGCGGCGGACAGGTGGGAGAACCGCAGCGTGCGGCCCAGGAGGGTCGCGTGGTCGTCGTCCAGCACCCCGGCCATCGCCGAGCGGCGCACCAGTGAGCTGAGCTCCTCGGCCGTGCGGGCGCCGGACAGCTCCTCCTTCGGCTCCACGCCCAACGACCTGATGACGGCGTTGGCGGTGTTGTTGAACAGCAGGATCAGTGGCTTGAGCACCGTCGTGAACACGATCTGGAACGGCACCACGATCTTGGCCGTGGCCAGCGGAACGGCCAGCGCGAAGTTCTTGGGGACGAGCTCGCCGATGATCATCGAGAACAGGGTCGCCAGCAGGACGCCGACGACCGCACCGACTCCGGTGACCGCGCCGTCCGGGAGGCCGGCGGCGCCCAGCGGCTCGCGCAGCAGCGAGCTGACGGCGGGCTCGAAGGTGTAACCGGTGAGCAGCGTCGTCAGCGTGATGCCGAGCTGCGCGCTCGACAGGTGCGTCGAGGTGATCTTCAGCGCGCTGATGGTCGGGCCGAGTCGCTTCTCGCCGCGCTCCTGGCGGGCCTCGAGCTCATTGCGGTCCAGGTTGACCAGCGCGAACTCCGAGGCGACGAACAGGCCGGTTCCCACGGTCAGGGCCAAGCCGATGCCCAGCATGATCCACTCGTTCATGGGCACTCACCTCCCCTCTTCAGGCGCAGGCACGATGGCAGAGGTGAGCAGGTTCTGGCAGGGGGAGGGTCATCCATGATGCTGGGAGTTTACTGACCCACATCAACCTGCATGGCCCCACCGTTCAAACGGCCCGCGCGGCCCGCCCGGCACGGATGGCAGCGAGCGTCATCAGACCCAGCAATGCCGCGTAACCGGCGATGACCACCACGACCGCGAGGCGGGTGCCGACGATTGCCAGCACACCGGCAACCAGTCCCGCCGCTGCGCAGATCCACGCCGCTGCGCGGACAGCCGACACCGCGGCGCGATGCCCGGCATACCAGGCCTCGTCGGACGCCATGGTCGCCTTGGTGCGGATGCCGATGAGGGCGTTGCGGTCGAGCCCGTCACGGGCCGATGCCTGCGCCAGCCATCCGAGCAGAAGGCTCACCGCCACCAGGGATGCCGCCGGCAGGATGAGCGTCTCCATGACCGCGAGGCTATCGCGACAGCCCGTAACGGCCCCGGCCCGAGCTCTCCGCGAAGGAGAACCCGGGCCGGGATCGTTGTACGGCTACTGGATCAGCTGCAGCCGCTGGTGCTTCCGCAGCCCTCGCACACGTGGCAAGAGCCGGCGGGACGCATCTTGGTGCCGCACGTCATGCACAGCGGCGAGTCGACCGCCGAGCCGGTGATCTGCTCGAACAGCTCGGCGCTGGTGTGCGCCTGCGACGGAGCCGGCTTGGCGGCGGCCGCCGTGTGGGCGTCACCGGAGACCGAGGCCGTCGTTTCGACAGGCTCCGTTTCGACAAGCTCAACGGGCGTCTTCGCCGTTTCGACCTTCGCCGTTTCGACAGGCTCAACGGGCGCCGACTCGATCAGCTCGGCGGCGGTGGTGCCGGCGTTGTCGACGGGCTCGTAGGAGCCGGTGTCGAGGTAACGCTGACGCTCGTCGGAGGAGAAGATGCCCAGCGCCGACCGGGTGTCGAAGTCCAGGTAGTCCAGGGCCAGGCGACGGAACGTGTAGTCCATGATCGACTGGCTCATGCGGACGTCCGGGTCGTCGGTCAGACCGGCGGGCTCGAACTTCATGTTCGTGAACTTGCTGACGAAGGTCTCCAGCGGCACGCCGTACTGCAGCGAGATGCTGATCGCGATGCTGAAGGCGTCCATCATGCCCGCCAGGGTCGAGCCCTGCTTGCCCAGCTTGAGGAAGATCTCGCCGAGCGAGCCGTCCTCGTGCGCACCGGAGGTCATGTAGCCCTCGGCGCCACCGACGGAGAACGACGTCGTGATGGCCTGGCGCGACTTCGGCAGGCGACGACGGATCGGCTTCTCGACGATGACTTCCTTGATGACTTCCTTGACCTCGACCGAGCCCGAGGACTTGGCCTCCTTGCCGTCGGACAGCGGCTGGCCGACCTTGCAGTTGTCGCGGTAGACCGCCAGCGCCTTCAGGCCCAGCTTCCAGCCCTGGAAGTAGACGTCCTTGATCTCCTCGACCGTGGCCGTCTCCGGCAGGTTGACCGTCTTGGAGATGGCACCGGACAGGAACGGCTGGCAGGCAGCCATCATCAGCACGTGGCCCATGGGAGCGATCGAGCGCTTGCCCATCGCGGTGTCGAAGACCTCGTAGTGCTCGGTCTTGAGACCCGGCGCGTCGACGACGTGACCGTTCTCGGCGATGTACTCCACGATCGCCTCGATCGTCTCGTTCGCGTAGCCGAGCTTCTTCAGCGCAGCCGGGATCGTCTGGTTGACGATCTGCATCGAGCCGCCGCCGACGAGCTTCTTGAACTTGACGAGCGAGAAGTCCGGCTCGATGCCGGTCGTGTCGCAGTCCATCATGAAGCCGATGGTGCCGGTCGGGGCCAGCACGGACGCCTGGCTGTTGCGCCAGCCGTTCTTGGCACCGATCTTCAGGTTGTCGGCCCACTGCTTGGCGGCCTCACGGTGCACGTCGATGTCGATCGAGTGCATCGTGCGGATCTGGTCGTTGGCGGCCTGGTGCTTGCGCATGACGCGCTCGTGGCCCGAGGCGTTCTGGGCGAAGCCGTCGTACGGGCCGACGACGCCGGCCAGCTCGGCCGAGCGGCGGTAGGACGTGCCGGTCATCAGCGAGGTGATCGCGCCGGCGAGGGCACGGCCGCCGTCGGAGTCGTACGCCAGGCCGGACGCCATGAGCAGCGCGCCGAGGTTGGCGAAGCCGATGCCGAGCTGACGGTAGGCACGCGTCGTCTCGCCGATCGCCTCGGTCGGGAAGTCGGCGAAGCAGATGCTGATGTCCATCGCGGTGATGATGAACTCGACGGCCTTGACGAAGGTCTTGGTGTCGAACGAACCGTCGTCCTTGAGGAACTTCAGCAGGTTCAGCGAGGCCAGGTTGCAGCTGGAGTTGTCCAGGTGCATGTACTCCGAGCACGGGTTGGACGCCGTGATGCGTCCGGCCTCGGGCGAGGTGTGCCAGTCGTTGATCGTGCCGTCGTACTGGATGCCGGGATCGGCGCAGGCCCAGGCGGCCTTGGCGATGTCGTCCCACAGCTTGCGGGCGTCGACGGTCTCGATGACCTCGCCGGTCGTGCGGGCGCGCAGACCGAACTCCTTGCCCTCCTCGACCGCGCGCATGAACTCGTCGTTGACGCGGATGGAGTTGTTGGCGTTCTGGTACTGCACCGAGGTGATGTCGGCGCCACCGAGGTCCATGTCGTAGCCGGCGTCGCGGAGGACGCGGATCTTGTCCTCCTCCTTGGCCTTGGTCTCGACGAACTCGGCGATGTCGGGGTGATCGACGTCCAGCACGACCATCTTGGCCGCACGACGCGTGGCGCCACCGGACTTGATGGTGCCGGCGGACGCATCCGCACCGCGCATGAACGAGACCGGGCCGGAGGCCGTGCCACCCGAGGAGCGGAGCAGCTCCTTGGACGAACGGATGCGGCTCAGGTTCAGGCCGGCACCGGAGCCGCCCTTGAAGATCAGGCCCTCCTCCTTGTACCAGTTCAGGATCGAGTCCATCGAGTCATCCACCGCGAGGATGAAGCAGGCGCTGACCTGCTGCGGGCTGGACGTGCCGACGTTGAACCACACCGGGCTGTTGAAGCTGAAGACCTGGTGCAGGAGCATGTGCGTCAGCTCGTGCTCGAAGATCGTGGCCTGCTCCTCGTTGGCGAAGTAGCCGTTGTCGCGGCCGGCCTGCGTGTAGGTCAGGACGACGCGGTCCAACAGCTGCTTGAGGCTGGTCTCACGCTCCGGCGAGCCGACGGCGCCGCGGAAGTACTTGGTCGTGACGATCGTGGAGGCGTTGACGCTCCAGAACTCGGGGAACTCCACGCCGCGCTGCTCGAAGACGTTCTCGCCGGTCTTCCAGTTGGTCTGGACGACATCGCGACGCTCCCACGTGACGGCGTCGTACGGGTGCACGCCCTCGGTCGTGTAGACGCGCTCGACCGTGAGGCCCGCGCCTGCCTTGGCCTTGGCTGCCTTGCGCGGGGACCCCGTGGGGCCGCTGACCGTCTCCGTCATGTGGTTGCTCCTGTGTATGCGGTGAATGAATGGTGGTGCTGGTGTTTCGGGAAGTTCTGGGCGCGGGTCGTGCAGTACAACAACCCCGCCGGGGTGGATGTTTCGTCAGCTGCCGTCGGTGGCGCTGCGGTCGCGCGACGGGTCGCGGGTCTGCTCGGCCAGCTCGCCGTCGGCCGCGGCGACCATCAGCGTCGCGATCTCGGCGGCGAAGTCATCGGCGCACTCGAACGACTTGTAGACGCTGGCGAAGCGCAGGTACGCGACCTCGTCCAGGGCCTTGAGCGGCTCGAGGATGGCCATGCCGACCTCGTGCGCCGGGATCTCGGCCGCGCCGCGGTCACGCAGCGCGTCCTCGACCTGCTGGCCCAGACGCGCCAGGTCGTCGGTCGAGACCGGACGTCCCTTGCACGCCTTGGCGACACCGGCGATGGCCTTGTCGCGGATGAACGGCTCGGTGGCACCGGACCGCTTGGCGATCATGAGCTGCATCTGCTCGATCGTGGTGAAGCGCTTGCCGCACTCCGAGCAGGCCCGGCGACGACGAATGGCGCCGCCCTCGTCGGCCACCCGGCTGTCGAGCACCTTCGTATCGGTGTTCTTGCAGAACGGGCAGTGCATGGCGCGCTCCTTCCGGGGGCTGACGAGGATGTGCTGACGACGTTCTTGGGGATGAACCTGTGGATCACGCTGTGCACTCGAGCTCTGGCCTGTGCATCAGCGGCGACATCCTGTGGACCCACATGTGGAGAACTACAACCGTGTAAGTACTAGATGTAGTGGTAACCATACGCCGCTGACATAGCCACGGCAACCAGATTCGCGGACTGCACCGACATTTTTTGCAGACGTCCCGGCATCGCCGCAAAAGGGCAGGTCAGGGGTAGTGCGAGTCACACCAGCCCCATCCGTCCCGGCGGTTCGACACCCGGAGACCGGCACCCCGAAGCACCTGTTTACAGGTCGGCCGCCGCCCCCTACCGTGACGAGATGAACCGCACCCGGATCCGCTCAGCCGTCGCGATCCTGGTCGCGCTCGGCCTGGTCCTGACCGCCTCACCCTCGGTCGCCGACTCGCGCACCTTCAAGGACCCGACCGGCGACACCCGCGCCGCCGGCCTGCTCGACATCGGTCGGGTCACGGTCAAGAACACCAAGAAGTACGTCAGCGTGAAGTTCGCCTTCCCCGCGAACAACTTCGTCCCCGGACCCGACGGGTACCTCGAGGTGCTGCTGGACACCGACGCCAAGGCGCGCGGGCCGGAGCTGTCCTGGTCGGCCCCGCTGTTCAGCGAGTTCTCCATCGTGCCCGTCCGCCGCGGCAAGAAGCTGTTCAAGAAGGAGTGGCTGCGGATGGACGGCACCCAGACCCGGTGTGGGAGGACCGTCCGCATCGACTGGAACCCCCCGAAGGGCTACGGGCGGCTCAAGCTGTTCAAGAAGGCCGGCTGCGTGGGCAGTCCGTCCCGCGTCCGGGTCCAGGTGCGGACCGTCGTCACCGGTGAGCGTCCCACCTACGGCAGCCCCGTGCGGTACTCCCGCCCCGAGCGCGACTTCTTCCCCAGCGCGTCGCGGTACTCCGCGTGGGTGCGTCGCTGATCCGTCTGCCTGCCTCGAACAAGCCCCGCGGTGACCCCGGCTCCACTACCGTGGTCCCACCCCCGCCAAGAACGAATCCACCCCGGAACGGAGCACTCGCGCGATGCACGCACCATCGGTCGCGCCTCTCGTCACCACGACGCCAGACGGCGTGATCGTGGCGGCCGACAGCCGCTTCGTCGCCCTCATGCAGCGGCCTGCCGATCAGCTGGTCGGGCAGCGGCTCCACTGCTTCGCCAGTGCCCCGGAGGACAGCAGCATCATGTCCGAGTGCCTGCAGCTCGTCGCCGGCGGTGCTGGTGCCGGCCAGGTCAGGGTCCGGCTGAGCACCGGCGACGGGCACGACGTGCGCGTCAACCTCATCGTGACCCTGTGCGGCGACGACATGCTGAACGTCATCGTCATCGACGAGACGGCCCGGGTCGACGCCGAGCTGGAACTCGCCCGGTCGGAGCGCCGGTGGTTGTCACTGCTGCGCAACTCCGCCGACATCATCTTCACCGTCGACGAGCACGGGTCGTTGACATCGGTCACCTCGGCGCTGGCCGAGAGGCTGGGCTGGGCGACCGACGACGCCCTGGGCGTGACCGGGCTCGACTTCGTGCACCCGGACGATCGCAGCCGGGTGTACGGGGCCTACTTCGACGTCCAGAGCGGTCGCACGTCACAGACCCAGCTAGAGATGCGTCTGGTGCACCGCGACGGGAACGTCACGTGGGCGCGCGCCATGCTCACCGACCTGCGCGACGACCCCGACGTCCAGGCCGTGATCGGCAATGTCACCGACATCACCGAGCAGAAGCAGCACGAGGAGCAGCGCCGGGTCGAGGAGGGACGCTTCCGCGCCCGCTTCAACCAGTCGAAGCTCCCCCAGGTCCTGCACGCCCGCGACGGGACGTACGCGGCCGTCAACGAGGCCATGTGCGCGCTGCTGGGCCGCAGCTCCGACGAGCTCCTGGGGGTGCCCGCCGGGTCGCTGATCCACGCCGACGACCCGGGCGACATCGATACGATCTTCCTGCGCCTGCTGCGCGGTGAGGTCGAGTCGGGCCAGGTCGAGGCCGTGCTCAAGGGCGCCGACGGCGGGCCCATCCCGGTCCGCGTCGACCTGACCCTGCTGCGCGGCGCGGACGGCAGACCCGACGGGTGCGCCACCTCGGTGCAGGACCAACGAGCGCTCCGCGACAGCGAGCGGGCGCGCGCGGACCTGCAGAACACGTTCGACCTGGTCGCCAGCCGCTCCCGGGACTTCATGTCCTTGCACGATGCCGAGAGCCGCACGGTGTACGCGTCCCCTGCCGGGCAGGACATCTTCGGCCCCGTGGACACCATGTCCACCGACGTCCAGCGCCAGATGGTCCATCCCGACGATTTCGACGAGGCCAAGCGCAACTGGCAGCTGATGCTGTCCCGGAAGGGATCACACACCTGGCGCTTCCGGGGCCGCACTGCTGAGGGGTCGCGGGTCTGGCTGGAGCAGACGTCCACCAACCTGCTCGACACCGAGGCCGCGGTCGTCGTGACCAACGTGCGCGACGTGACCCGCGAGGTCGAGGCGGTCGAGGCGTTGCGCATCTCGGAGGGCCGCTATCGCGCGATCGCCGAGACGGCCGAGGAGGGCATCTTGGTCATCGCTCCCGACGGCATCGTGACCTACGCCAACCAGCGGCTCGCCCAGATCACCGGTCTGCCGATGGAGAAGATCCTCGGTTTCTCGGCCTGGTCGGTGCTGGACGTCGTCCATGCCGCGGAGGTCGAGGCCAAGCTCCGGGACCGGCATCTTCGCGGCTCGGAGAAGTACGAGCTGCCGTACCGCCACCCCGACGGCTCGATGCGGGCACTGTGGGTGGCGGCCTCCCCCATGCCGGACGTCCACGGAGTGCCCCAGGGCTCGCTGGCGATGATCTCCGACATCACCGAGCAGCGCCGGGGTGAGCTGGAGCTGCGCCACGCCGCCCAGCACGACGAGCTGACCGGCCTGCTCAACCGCGCGATGCTGATGGAGCACCTCGGCAAGCCTGCCGAGGAGGGCACGGCGGTGCTGTTCATCGACCTGGACCACTTCAAGGACGTCAACGACGGCCGCGGACACACCACGGGCGACAGCATCTTGATCCAGGTGGCCCGCCGGCTGCGCTCGGCGGTACGCATCGTCGACCTGGTGAGCCGATTCGGCGGCGACGAGTTCGTCGTCGTGCTGCACGACGTCGACGAGCAGGCCGCCATGGCCATCGCGAACTCGTTGCTCGACATGCTCTCCCAGCCGTACCGGATCGGTCACCACACCATCCGCATCGGGGCCACGATCGGCGTCGCGATGTCGCCCTCCACCACCGCCGAGGACCTGCTGCGCTTCGCCGACACAGCGATGTACGCCGCCAAGGCGAGCGGACGTGGGCGGGCCAGACTGTTCGACGCGGCCCTGGCCGAGCAGGCCGAGGAGCGCTACAC includes these proteins:
- a CDS encoding hemolysin family protein; protein product: MNEWIMLGIGLALTVGTGLFVASEFALVNLDRNELEARQERGEKRLGPTISALKITSTHLSSAQLGITLTTLLTGYTFEPAVSSLLREPLGAAGLPDGAVTGVGAVVGVLLATLFSMIIGELVPKNFALAVPLATAKIVVPFQIVFTTVLKPLILLFNNTANAVIRSLGVEPKEELSGARTAEELSSLVRRSAMAGVLDDDHATLLGRTLRFSHLSAADVLTPRVRMVSVDVDATAADVIALAGSSGYSRFPVIGKDSDDVRGIVHVKQAFAVPLADQATVPVSELLTEALLVPQSMGVESLLGVLRSQSYQIAIVLDEFGGTEGVVTLEDLVEELVGELEDEHDRLRSEVRRSGRSVVFDAALRPDEVLDRAGVRVPEGDGYDTAGGFVTDVLDRVAELGDEVSTQDGVLRVERVHGGRIERIRFIPADADLALAGTHDRIVDQLREDLS
- a CDS encoding SdpI family protein, with product METLILPAASLVAVSLLLGWLAQASARDGLDRNALIGIRTKATMASDEAWYAGHRAAVSAVRAAAWICAAAGLVAGVLAIVGTRLAVVVVIAGYAALLGLMTLAAIRAGRAARAV
- a CDS encoding vitamin B12-dependent ribonucleotide reductase; its protein translation is MTETVSGPTGSPRKAAKAKAGAGLTVERVYTTEGVHPYDAVTWERRDVVQTNWKTGENVFEQRGVEFPEFWSVNASTIVTTKYFRGAVGSPERETSLKQLLDRVVLTYTQAGRDNGYFANEEQATIFEHELTHMLLHQVFSFNSPVWFNVGTSSPQQVSACFILAVDDSMDSILNWYKEEGLIFKGGSGAGLNLSRIRSSKELLRSSGGTASGPVSFMRGADASAGTIKSGGATRRAAKMVVLDVDHPDIAEFVETKAKEEDKIRVLRDAGYDMDLGGADITSVQYQNANNSIRVNDEFMRAVEEGKEFGLRARTTGEVIETVDARKLWDDIAKAAWACADPGIQYDGTINDWHTSPEAGRITASNPCSEYMHLDNSSCNLASLNLLKFLKDDGSFDTKTFVKAVEFIITAMDISICFADFPTEAIGETTRAYRQLGIGFANLGALLMASGLAYDSDGGRALAGAITSLMTGTSYRRSAELAGVVGPYDGFAQNASGHERVMRKHQAANDQIRTMHSIDIDVHREAAKQWADNLKIGAKNGWRNSQASVLAPTGTIGFMMDCDTTGIEPDFSLVKFKKLVGGGSMQIVNQTIPAALKKLGYANETIEAIVEYIAENGHVVDAPGLKTEHYEVFDTAMGKRSIAPMGHVLMMAACQPFLSGAISKTVNLPETATVEEIKDVYFQGWKLGLKALAVYRDNCKVGQPLSDGKEAKSSGSVEVKEVIKEVIVEKPIRRRLPKSRQAITTSFSVGGAEGYMTSGAHEDGSLGEIFLKLGKQGSTLAGMMDAFSIAISISLQYGVPLETFVSKFTNMKFEPAGLTDDPDVRMSQSIMDYTFRRLALDYLDFDTRSALGIFSSDERQRYLDTGSYEPVDNAGTTAAELIESAPVEPVETAKVETAKTPVELVETEPVETTASVSGDAHTAAAAKPAPSQAHTSAELFEQITGSAVDSPLCMTCGTKMRPAGSCHVCEGCGSTSGCS
- the nrdR gene encoding transcriptional regulator NrdR, with the translated sequence MHCPFCKNTDTKVLDSRVADEGGAIRRRRACSECGKRFTTIEQMQLMIAKRSGATEPFIRDKAIAGVAKACKGRPVSTDDLARLGQQVEDALRDRGAAEIPAHEVGMAILEPLKALDEVAYLRFASVYKSFECADDFAAEIATLMVAAADGELAEQTRDPSRDRSATDGS
- a CDS encoding bifunctional diguanylate cyclase/phosphodiesterase; its protein translation is MHAPSVAPLVTTTPDGVIVAADSRFVALMQRPADQLVGQRLHCFASAPEDSSIMSECLQLVAGGAGAGQVRVRLSTGDGHDVRVNLIVTLCGDDMLNVIVIDETARVDAELELARSERRWLSLLRNSADIIFTVDEHGSLTSVTSALAERLGWATDDALGVTGLDFVHPDDRSRVYGAYFDVQSGRTSQTQLEMRLVHRDGNVTWARAMLTDLRDDPDVQAVIGNVTDITEQKQHEEQRRVEEGRFRARFNQSKLPQVLHARDGTYAAVNEAMCALLGRSSDELLGVPAGSLIHADDPGDIDTIFLRLLRGEVESGQVEAVLKGADGGPIPVRVDLTLLRGADGRPDGCATSVQDQRALRDSERARADLQNTFDLVASRSRDFMSLHDAESRTVYASPAGQDIFGPVDTMSTDVQRQMVHPDDFDEAKRNWQLMLSRKGSHTWRFRGRTAEGSRVWLEQTSTNLLDTEAAVVVTNVRDVTREVEAVEALRISEGRYRAIAETAEEGILVIAPDGIVTYANQRLAQITGLPMEKILGFSAWSVLDVVHAAEVEAKLRDRHLRGSEKYELPYRHPDGSMRALWVAASPMPDVHGVPQGSLAMISDITEQRRGELELRHAAQHDELTGLLNRAMLMEHLGKPAEEGTAVLFIDLDHFKDVNDGRGHTTGDSILIQVARRLRSAVRIVDLVSRFGGDEFVVVLHDVDEQAAMAIANSLLDMLSQPYRIGHHTIRIGATIGVAMSPSTTAEDLLRFADTAMYAAKASGRGRARLFDAALAEQAEERYTLGAELLAALADDSLEMHYQPVIDLATGEVGAVEALARWHHPTRGMISPTRFVALAELSASAADLDRWVIRRTMRDVAELKADWTMPESTVLAINLSGQSLAEGLDAFIIDAAQQAGLAPALVTLEITESAIMADTTVAVAVLQRLRDHGFGIAIDDFGTGYSSMAYLRDLPITVLKIDRGFVEGIPDDAHSLAIVTSLVELARSLDLSIVAEGVETPAQVDALRSRGCHYAQGWLWSAAQSPAELRDSEIFAARFDVDGTSAGPM